The genomic DNA GCCATCGGATTTGGTCCGAAAATTTTTTCTTTTTTCAAAAATGAGACGTTGTACACAGTCCGCCTGTTACCAATCGGTGGATATGTCAAAATGGCCGGTGAAGAACCGGAATTCGTTGAAGTCAAACCGGGTCAAACAATCGGGTTAGGACTTCGTAACGGTGTCATCGAGACGATGTATTTGGATGCTTCCCGTCCGGAAGCAGATCAAGTCGTAACCGTCGAAAAAATTGATTTGTTGCACAAGTTAGAAGTCGTCGCCTTACAGGACGAAGTGTCGACACGTTACCCTGTCTCGAAGACGGCGTTTCTTGTCGAAGGACAAACCAAAACTCAAATCGCTCCATATGATCGGACTTTTGGATCAAAATCCGTTTTCAAACGTGTCCTAGCCATTGCAGCAGGTCCGGCAATGAACTTTGTCCTCGCGTTTGTTATCTTGTTCGGCTTAGCATTGTATAATGGATCACCGACCGGAGACAGTGTCATTGGAACGGTGCAAAAAGGATCGCCGGCCGATAAAGCAGGCCTTGTCGAAGGAGACCGGATTGTTTCCGTCAATGGAACAGATACGGATAAATGGACGGATTTACGGGCTGGCTTCCAAGATCAGGCCGGAAAAAAGACGACGGTCGTCTATAAACGAGATGGTCAGGAACAAACGACATCCATCACACCGAAAGTACAACAGCAAGGTGATCAAAAAGTTGGAATCATTGGTGTGACGAATGAGACGGAAAAGTCATTTGGAACAGCTTTACAGACAGGTGTTTCCGAAACATGGCGGATGTCGACATTAATCGTTGGAGCTGTCGGAGATCTTGTAACGGGTGTCGTCGGCGTCGATCAATTATCCGGTCCGGTCGGGATCGTCAAGATGACGGACCAAGTCGCAGACAGCGGATTTTCTATGTTGCTGACGTGGACTGCATTACTTTCAGTCAACTTAGCAGTATTCAACTTGTTACCACTACCTGCTTTAGATGGTGGCCGATTATTATTCCTATTTTTAGAAGCGTTGCGCGGGAAACCGGTCGATCCACAAAAAGAAGGACTCGTCCATTTTG from Exiguobacterium sibiricum 7-3 includes the following:
- the rseP gene encoding RIP metalloprotease RseP produces the protein MTTFISIVLMFGVLVAVHEWGHLVMAKRAGILCREFAIGFGPKIFSFFKNETLYTVRLLPIGGYVKMAGEEPEFVEVKPGQTIGLGLRNGVIETMYLDASRPEADQVVTVEKIDLLHKLEVVALQDEVSTRYPVSKTAFLVEGQTKTQIAPYDRTFGSKSVFKRVLAIAAGPAMNFVLAFVILFGLALYNGSPTGDSVIGTVQKGSPADKAGLVEGDRIVSVNGTDTDKWTDLRAGFQDQAGKKTTVVYKRDGQEQTTSITPKVQQQGDQKVGIIGVTNETEKSFGTALQTGVSETWRMSTLIVGAVGDLVTGVVGVDQLSGPVGIVKMTDQVADSGFSMLLTWTALLSVNLAVFNLLPLPALDGGRLLFLFLEALRGKPVDPQKEGLVHFVGFALLMLLMLVVTWNDIQKFF